One part of the Tunicatimonas pelagia genome encodes these proteins:
- a CDS encoding CHAT domain-containing tetratricopeptide repeat protein, translating into MDTIIRYTILLLSLWLLPQIAQAQLMLPDSLVKKAQRYSRVKQFDSAALMAEQALAKYTEPRQRAWAYYELGYAQRRLDQLAVATDNLINAIRSTRDSTLRVKAHYELGRIYSGQVQPESAIYHYERALLFNPDTLSLVKIYTGIADEHNYYFANYLEAEDFYERALRHLQSLSKGSQTSLLLLLYNLAAVHQQRDDLYAALDYALQATQIAKKTRSINLEVCYSLLGTIYHQLQQYPAAIAAYQSAIEQGIESGGKMNADLPRYYNNLGLLFSAQGKYEQAIPYFQQAQQITVNHNYPRSVADRADSHQYLGDVYTQLGNFSLAHTYLSEALLLKRSFYGNTHPEIARTLERFCSYYQEQQQLDSALHFQQQALIAEIPKFSAQEIRVNPHWDLLQDYSQVFVALNTKAELLHQRYQQKKQLSDLTLAIATFARADSLIHLHRISYEYESSQLQLLEKQKSSYEMAVASCYLAYEATKDEAYAKQGLYFMERSKAVILWDVLRDVAARSNLGVSDSLQREERTIKAQLTRLVNEMTEERRQPIPNQAKLDSLQEKRFGLHRRQTHLQEKLTSAYPSYVQLKYASPTLPWGQIQQKLSDQQQNIVEFFWGTRYAYALKFSQRETQFYRMPISDQLVTSIQRLRQLLQQGPSPDNYTQETKEYLALASYIYQTCLAPAFSNNESPSSHLTLVPDGPLSYLPFEALLTKDVPLTNNPDYRTFPYLLRKSTVQYSPSLQVLFNNQTKQSASNSNAFLRLLAFGFTHQLSRTIATERAGLVALPGTFREIKAIERLTSAQLLAGAEASETHFKRHAENYQVLHLALHGLADSVNANNNILFFPATSDSINDGELHSFELYDLQLTDTKLAVLSACETGTGRWEEGEGVYSMGRGFAYAGCPSVVMSLWKVNDAFTARIMPTFYRSLFKGTRIDQSLRSAKLRFIERANKYQAHPSYWAAFVLQGKLAPIVHYQNTYLAGLLTLFIGLGYFLVGFTRKKKPAL; encoded by the coding sequence ATGGATACGATTATCCGCTACACAATCCTGCTACTTAGCCTATGGTTGCTTCCCCAGATTGCTCAGGCACAACTAATGTTGCCTGATAGTTTGGTGAAGAAAGCCCAGCGATACTCGCGCGTGAAGCAATTTGACAGTGCGGCACTCATGGCCGAACAGGCCTTAGCAAAATATACTGAACCTCGCCAACGAGCCTGGGCGTACTACGAACTAGGATACGCACAACGCCGACTGGATCAACTGGCGGTTGCCACTGATAATTTAATTAATGCCATACGAAGTACTCGCGATAGTACCCTAAGAGTGAAAGCCCACTACGAGCTAGGAAGGATTTATAGCGGTCAAGTGCAACCGGAGTCGGCCATCTATCACTACGAACGAGCTTTGTTGTTTAATCCTGACACGCTTTCTTTGGTCAAGATCTACACAGGAATAGCCGATGAGCATAACTACTATTTCGCTAACTACCTAGAAGCAGAAGACTTCTACGAAAGAGCATTACGCCACCTACAATCGCTATCGAAGGGTTCTCAAACCTCATTGTTATTACTACTATACAATCTGGCTGCCGTGCATCAGCAGCGCGATGATCTTTATGCCGCTCTGGACTACGCTCTACAGGCTACGCAGATCGCTAAGAAAACCCGAAGCATTAACCTTGAGGTGTGCTACTCGTTGCTGGGTACTATTTATCATCAGTTACAGCAGTACCCGGCCGCAATTGCAGCCTATCAAAGTGCTATTGAACAAGGAATTGAGTCGGGCGGAAAAATGAACGCTGATCTTCCCCGATATTACAATAATTTGGGTTTACTATTCTCCGCTCAGGGAAAATACGAACAGGCCATTCCCTATTTTCAACAAGCCCAGCAGATTACTGTGAACCATAACTATCCGCGTAGTGTGGCAGATCGAGCCGATAGCCATCAGTATTTAGGAGATGTGTACACCCAGCTTGGTAATTTTTCCTTGGCTCACACCTACCTTTCGGAAGCTTTATTACTAAAGCGAAGCTTTTACGGTAATACCCACCCTGAGATTGCCCGAACTTTAGAGAGGTTCTGTTCTTATTATCAGGAGCAACAGCAGTTGGACTCAGCCCTTCACTTTCAGCAGCAAGCACTTATTGCCGAAATACCAAAGTTCTCAGCCCAAGAAATACGGGTAAACCCCCATTGGGATCTACTACAGGATTACTCTCAAGTTTTTGTAGCACTTAACACCAAAGCCGAACTACTTCACCAACGCTACCAGCAAAAGAAGCAATTATCCGACCTTACGCTAGCAATTGCTACGTTTGCCAGGGCTGATTCTCTGATCCACTTGCACCGTATTTCGTACGAGTACGAAAGTTCCCAGCTTCAACTTTTAGAGAAGCAAAAATCGTCGTACGAGATGGCGGTAGCCAGTTGCTACTTGGCCTATGAAGCCACCAAAGACGAAGCCTATGCTAAGCAAGGACTTTATTTTATGGAGCGCAGTAAAGCAGTTATTTTATGGGATGTATTACGTGATGTGGCTGCTCGTAGCAACTTGGGCGTTTCAGATAGTTTACAACGAGAAGAACGCACAATTAAGGCGCAACTGACTCGGTTGGTGAATGAGATGACCGAAGAGCGGCGTCAGCCTATTCCGAACCAGGCTAAACTAGATTCATTACAAGAAAAGCGTTTTGGTTTGCACCGTCGTCAAACCCATTTGCAAGAAAAGTTAACTTCGGCTTATCCAAGCTACGTGCAACTGAAATACGCCTCACCTACCCTACCTTGGGGTCAGATTCAGCAAAAACTATCGGATCAGCAGCAAAATATTGTAGAATTTTTCTGGGGCACCCGATATGCTTACGCGCTAAAGTTTTCTCAGCGAGAAACTCAGTTCTACCGAATGCCTATCTCCGATCAATTGGTAACATCTATTCAGCGCTTACGACAACTATTGCAGCAAGGCCCCTCCCCCGACAACTATACTCAAGAAACCAAAGAATATTTAGCTCTAGCATCCTACATCTACCAAACATGCTTAGCTCCCGCTTTTTCAAATAACGAATCACCGTCTTCTCACCTCACTTTAGTGCCAGATGGCCCCCTATCTTATCTTCCTTTTGAAGCCCTACTTACTAAAGATGTACCGCTGACTAACAACCCTGATTACCGTACATTCCCGTATTTATTGAGAAAAAGCACTGTTCAGTATTCTCCGTCTTTACAGGTGTTGTTTAATAATCAGACGAAGCAATCAGCTTCTAATAGTAATGCTTTTCTTCGTTTACTAGCATTTGGTTTTACTCATCAGCTATCGCGCACCATCGCCACCGAACGAGCTGGATTGGTCGCATTGCCGGGAACATTCCGAGAAATTAAAGCGATTGAACGGCTTACATCGGCTCAGTTGTTAGCGGGAGCCGAGGCTAGTGAAACCCACTTCAAACGCCACGCCGAAAATTATCAGGTGCTGCATTTGGCGTTGCACGGTCTGGCTGACTCTGTTAATGCCAATAATAATATTTTATTCTTCCCGGCTACCTCAGACTCTATTAATGATGGCGAGCTTCACTCCTTTGAACTGTATGACTTACAGCTAACCGATACTAAGCTAGCCGTTCTTAGTGCTTGTGAAACCGGCACCGGACGTTGGGAAGAGGGCGAGGGAGTGTATAGTATGGGCCGAGGGTTTGCTTACGCCGGATGCCCCTCGGTAGTTATGAGTTTATGGAAGGTAAATGATGCATTCACCGCCCGAATTATGCCAACATTTTACCGCTCACTGTTCAAGGGTACCCGGATAGATCAGTCTTTGCGTAGCGCGAAACTACGATTTATTGAGCGAGCCAATAAGTATCAGGCTCACCCTAGCTATTGGGCTGCTTTTG
- a CDS encoding phosphoglycerate kinase, which produces MKTVDDINFSEKKALVRVDFNVPLNKEFAITDDTRMRAAVPTIKKILNDGGSAILMSHLGRPKEGPEEKFSLKHLVDHLSDLLGGTPVHFATDCVGEEAESKASSLPTGEVLLLENTRFHKGETKGNEELAQQMAKLGDVYVNDAFGSAHRAHASTTVVAQHFSEKACGYVMQAELDNAQKLLESAQQPYVAIMGGAKISDKIGVIENLLDKVDDLIIGGGMSYTFFKAMGGKIGSSLVEEDKLDLANELIQQAKAKNVHLHLPIDSVVADKFDNDANTKVANNHAIEDGWMGLDIGPEAQEVFADVIARSKTILWNGPMGVFEMENFAQGTKRIAEAVVAATKNGAFSLIGGGDSAAAVNTLGYGDDVSYVSTGGGALLEYMEGKELPGVKALS; this is translated from the coding sequence ATGAAAACTGTAGATGATATTAATTTTTCGGAAAAAAAGGCATTAGTCCGGGTAGATTTTAATGTACCGCTCAATAAAGAGTTTGCTATTACTGATGACACTCGGATGCGAGCGGCGGTGCCTACCATCAAGAAAATTCTTAATGACGGTGGATCGGCAATTCTAATGTCGCACTTAGGTCGCCCGAAGGAAGGGCCTGAAGAAAAGTTTTCTTTGAAACATTTGGTAGATCACCTTTCGGATTTACTGGGTGGTACACCCGTACATTTTGCCACCGACTGCGTAGGCGAAGAGGCTGAATCTAAAGCAAGTAGCTTACCCACAGGAGAAGTGCTGCTGTTAGAAAATACCCGTTTTCATAAAGGAGAAACTAAGGGCAATGAAGAGCTAGCTCAGCAAATGGCTAAACTGGGCGATGTATACGTAAATGATGCCTTTGGCTCCGCTCACCGTGCTCACGCTTCTACTACCGTAGTTGCCCAGCACTTTAGTGAGAAAGCCTGTGGCTACGTGATGCAAGCCGAGCTAGACAATGCTCAGAAACTGCTGGAAAGTGCTCAGCAGCCCTACGTGGCTATTATGGGTGGAGCGAAAATTTCCGATAAAATTGGAGTGATCGAAAATCTGCTGGATAAAGTGGACGACTTGATTATTGGTGGGGGAATGAGCTATACGTTTTTTAAGGCAATGGGGGGCAAGATCGGTAGCTCACTGGTGGAAGAAGATAAACTGGATTTAGCCAACGAACTGATTCAGCAGGCCAAGGCTAAGAATGTGCATTTACATCTACCCATTGATTCGGTAGTAGCCGATAAATTTGATAACGATGCCAACACTAAGGTAGCCAATAACCACGCTATTGAGGATGGTTGGATGGGACTGGATATTGGCCCGGAAGCCCAGGAAGTATTTGCCGACGTAATTGCTCGTAGCAAAACTATCCTCTGGAACGGCCCGATGGGCGTATTCGAGATGGAGAATTTTGCCCAAGGCACCAAACGAATTGCTGAAGCAGTAGTAGCCGCTACCAAAAACGGTGCGTTTTCCCTCATTGGTGGCGGAGATTCTGCTGCGGCAGTCAACACTCTCGGCTACGGCGACGATGTATCCTACGTTTCTACCGGCGGTGGTGCCTTATTAGAATATATGGAAGGAAAGGAGCTCCCCGGAGTGAAGGCTCTTAGTTAG